Proteins from one Juglans microcarpa x Juglans regia isolate MS1-56 chromosome 6S, Jm3101_v1.0, whole genome shotgun sequence genomic window:
- the LOC121237015 gene encoding decapping 5-like protein codes for MATESVGAKGPSSSSSSSNGGASYIGSFISLISKSEIRYEGVLYHLNVHDSTIGLNNVRSYGTEGRKKDGAQIPPSDKVFEYILFRGSDIKDLQVQSSPPAQTEEQIHGDPAIIQSRYSGIDSSSSSISSTGVKTSTESTQWKDTPALTSRVCPGAPSSYQSVTQVGPLDHLPTSDIAGSPSSSMQMYWQGHSGTPVSISNAPHQPISFQPPSTGSFPSTMQSLLQAPQIQASTNLSLLNTSEFGGPVSSSISSASVHPHLSPPLCPIQCSASLDIPSSFFIKSSLPHSASMTAHRSTPSSFASSCIDINTSKAQIGGKAISDPRSVLPISSMPCPPSSLVDSSGPLLTPRPSLLISDQLTESRPYALSSMQKLYPDKSGFSAQTLTPSNSLPLISTSVSQAPLLPLPTSAQQSKHSAAQFTEEFDFIAMNEKFNKDEVWGYLGKANDKTVVVQGYAADQSLAHRESLGLVPNLKPAYNKDEFFDSISCNSLNRGARNAHNRFSERTKLNTETFGNFQQRPNVGYGGFAAGRGENYHASYNWGRGYGYGGRGGGWNMPS; via the exons ATGGCGACTGAGTCTGTGGGGGCAAAAggtccctcttcttcttcttcttcttccaatgGCGGGGCATCATACATAGGGAGCTTCATAAGCCTGATCTCCAAGTCCGAGATTCGCTACGAGGGCGTCCTCTACCACCTCAATGTCCACGATTCCACCATTGGCCTCAACAACG TTAGGTCTTACGGAACGGAGGGGCGGAAGAAAGATGGCGCACAAATTCCACCAAGTGATAAGGTGTTTGAGTACATTCTTTTCCGAGGAAGTGACATTAAA GACTTGCAAGTCCAGTCCTCCCCACCCGCCCAAACAGAAGAGCAGATTCACGGTGATCCTGCTATCATACAG TCACGCTATTCTGGGATTGATTCAAGTTCTTCATCAATCTCTTCAACTGGGGTTAAAACTTCAACAGAGTCAACTCAATGGAAAGATACCCCTGCTTTGACGAGTAGAGTCTGTCCTGGTGCACCTTCTTCATATCAATCTGTAACCCAGGTGGGCCCATTGGATCATTTACCTACTTCAGACATTGCTGGTTCCCCATCTTCTTCAATGCAGATGTATTGGCAAGGCCACAGTGGAACACCAGTCAGTATTTCCAATGCTCCCCATCAACCTATATCTTTTCAGCCACCATCTACTGGATCATTTCCATCGACAATGCAGAGTTTATTGCAGGCTCCTCAAATTCAGGCATCTACAAACCTGAGCCTGCTGAATACATCAGAATTTGGTGGCCCTGTATCTTCATCTATTTCTTCTGCTTCTGTACATCCACACTTGTCACCCCCTCTTTGTCCAATACAATGTTCTGCTTCTCTTGATATCCCATCctcttttttcataaaatcatctTTACCACATTCTGCATCCATGACTGCTCATAGATCAACTCCATCTTCTTTTGCTTCATCTTGCATAGATATAAACACCAGTAAAGCTCAAATTGGTGGTAAAGCTATTTCTGACCCAAGATCAGTTCTTCCTATCTCATCTATGCCTTGTCCTCCATCTTCATTGGTGGATTCTTCAGGGCCCTTGCTAACACCACGTCCATCATTGTTAATTTCGGATCAGTTAACAGAGTCTAGACCATATGCGCTTTCTTCCATGCAGAAACTGTACCCTGATAAGAGTGGTTTCAGTGCTCAAACACTGACACCATCTAATTCCCTGCCATTAATTTCTACTTCAGTATCTCAAGCACCTCTTTTGCCATTGCCGACATCTGCACAACAG TCTAAGCACTCAGCTGCACAATTCACTGAAGAGTTTGATTTTATTGCCATGAACGAGAAGTTTAACAAGGATGAAGTATGGGGTTATCTTGGAAAGGCAAATGATAAAACAGTGGTAGTACAAGGTTATGCGGCCGATCAAAGCTTGGCGCACAGAGAGAGTCTTGGCCTGGTGCCTAATCTTAAG CCTGCGTATAATAAGGACGAGTTCTTTGACTCAATTTCATGTAATTCACTCAACCGGGGAGCTAGGAATGCACATAACAGGTTCTCTGAACGAACCAAGCTGAATACTGAG ACATTTGGCAATTTCCAGCAGAGGCCTAATGTTGGTTATGGTGGCTTTGCTGCCGGACGTGGCGAGAATTATCACGCATCATATAATTGGGGAAGGGGATATGGCTATGGTGGAAGGGGTGGTGGGTGGAACATGCCCTCCTAA
- the LOC121237014 gene encoding LOW QUALITY PROTEIN: long-chain-alcohol oxidase FAO4A-like (The sequence of the model RefSeq protein was modified relative to this genomic sequence to represent the inferred CDS: inserted 1 base in 1 codon) — MEPNINGARDVRLPASKANGKQDKHMTVIEVGNVNETQVINDLVGGSGDHHHDRDYYSLPYVNYLSSWEMDSLTALCDTLLPSIDVSDDITDDSVVKFYATCASMAGTPECLGGLISERLEHPRKWLIRLSLFLLSTWIGTLILCGRGSLSSKYPYFQRFSQVSRQKREEIVLSWSLSYFYTLRMLFRTMKLLILYVFFTQVDEKNDNISWKAIRYAGPDPQLSKTSKQTGYGEHEKEDQDGGVEDFYGPLYRGIINLKNPRDMNVDTLRRFGFPTSVVCGKTDPSSLSCPSLVIKCDAVVIGSGSGGGVIAGVLAKAGYKVLVLEKGSYCARKNLSLLEGPTMDEMYLSGGLVATIDMGMLILAGSTVGGGSAINWSASIRTPQHVINDWCDSHELELFDSELYKEAMDVVCEKMGVQSEFQDEGFHNTILRRGCQELGYPVNTIPRNSPADHYCGWCCLGCKDGKKKGTSETWLVDLVSSGNGAILPGCEAIKVLXQEEKRKRKTATGVAFEFKHKGAKEICVVESKVTIVACGALSTPELLRKSGLKNENIGKNLHLHPVAMAWGYFPDTPLPNVWPKAEKKSYEGGIMTAMSTVAANFDGSGYGAMIQTPSLHPGTFSMLMPWVSSTDMRRRMCKFSRTAHIFALARDKGSGTVLSPNSISYQMEESDEENLKKGLEKVLRILAAAGAEEIGTHNCKGKTLNVKKASSHDFEKFVKEESSRRLKGLSTPLCSAHQMGSCRMGVDPKKSAVNQMGETWEVEGLFVADTSVFPTALGVNPMVTVQAIAYCTAQSALEVLRRKKCR; from the exons ATGGAGCCAAACATTAATGGTGCAAGAGATGTTAGGCTGCCTGCATCAAAGGCTAATGGAAAGCAAGATAAACACATGACGGTCATAGAGGTAGGTAACGTTAATGAGACACAAGTGATTAATGATCTTGTTGGAGGATCAggagatcatcatcatgatcgaGATTATTATAGTCTGCCCTACGTTAACTATCTCTCCTCTTGGGAGATGGACTCCCTCACTGCTCTCTGCGACACCTTGTTGCCCTCCATTGATGTCTCCGACGACATTACCGATGATTCCGTCGTCAAGTTCTACGCCACCTGTGCTTCCATGGCAGGCACTCCAGAATGT CTAGGGGGATTGATAAGCGAGAGACTGGAACACCCGAGAAAGTGGTTGATCCGATTATCGTTATTCCTGCTATCGACATGGATTGGGACCTTGATACTATGCGGAAGAGGAAGCCTTTCAAGCAAGTATCcatattttcaaagattttcTCAGGTATCCAGGCAGAAACGGGAAGAAATAGTGCTCTCATGGTCTCTCAGTTATTTCTATACTCTGAGAATGCTCTTCAGGACCATGAAGCTTctcattttatatgttttcttCACTCAG GTGGATGAGAAGAATGATAACATTTCATGGAAAGCAATCCGGTATGCTGGACCAGACCCACAGCTGTCCAAGACATCGAAACAAACTGGCTATGGAGAACATGAAAAAGAAGATCAAGATGGTGGTGTAGAGGACTTTTATGGACCCCTTTACAGAGGCATCATTAATCTAAAAAACCCTCGGGACATGAATGTAGATACTCTACGACGATTTGGATTTCCCACCTCAGTTGTTTGTGGGAAAACAGATCCTTCCAGCTTGTCTTGTCCTTCTTTGGTCATCAAATGTGATGCAGTTGTGATTGGTTCTGGCTCAGGTGGTGGTGTTATTGCTGGTGTTCTGGCAAAGGCAGGATACAAAGTGCTTGTTTTGGAGAAAGGAAGTTATTGTGCTAGGAAAAATCTCTCACTTCTTGAAGGTCCAACTATGGATGAGATGTACCTATCTGGTGGTTTGGTGGCAACCATTGATATGGGCATGCTAATACTTGCAGGTTCGACCGTCGGCGGGGGCTCTGCGATTAACTGGTCAGCTTCAATTCGGACCCCTCAGCATGTGATTAACGACTGGTGTGACTCCCATGAGCTAGAATTATTTGACAGCGAACTATATAAAGAAGCCATGGATGTTGTCTGTGAAAAAATGGGAGTTCAATCTGAATTCCAAGACGAAGGATTCCACAACACGATCTTGAGACGAGGGTGTCAAGAATTGGGTTATCCTGTTAACACCATACCTCGAAATTCACCGGCGGATCATTACTGTGGTTGGTGCTGTCTTGGCTGCAAGgatggaaaaaagaaaggtaCCTCAGAGACATGGCTTGTAGACTTGGTAAGTTCAGGCAATGGTGCAATTCTTCCCGGTTGTGAGGCCATCAAAGTAT AACAGGAggaaaaaaggaagaggaagacagCAACTGGAGTTGCTTTCGAGTTTAAACATAAAGGAGCAAAAGAAATTTGTGTAGTGGAGTCTAAGGTGACTATCGTTGCATGTGGTGCACTCAGTACACCAGAATTGCTGAGAAAAAGTGGCTTGAAGAATGAAAACATTGGAAAGAACTTGCACCTTCATCCAGTGGCAATGGCGTGGGGCTATTTTCCAGATACACCTTTGCCCAACGTTTGGCCAAAGGCAGAGAAGAAGAGCTATGAAGGGGGGATAATGACAGCAATGTCCACCGTTGCTGCGAATTTTGATGGGTCTGGTTATGGTGCAATGATACAGACTCCTTCATTGCACCCCGGTACTTTCTCCATGCTAATGCCATGGGTTTCTTCAACAGATATGAGACGTCGAATGTGCAAGTTTTCGAGAACTGCCCATATATTCGCATTAGCAAGGGATAAAGGTTCAGGAACAGTGCTTTCACCAAATTCAATCAGTTACCAAATGGAAGAAAGCGATGAAGAGAACCTAAAGAAAGGGCTAGAGAAGGTACTGAGGATATTGGCAGCTGCCGGAGCTGAAGAAATAGGAACCCATAACTGCAAAGGAAAGACCTTAAATGTGAAAAAAGCTAGTTCACATGATTTTGAGAAGTTCGTGAAAGAGGAAAGTTCAAGGCGGTTGAAAGGGCTTTCGACCCCGCTATGTTCGGCACATCAAATGGGGAGCTGCAGGATGGGGGTTGACCCAAAGAAGTCAGCGGTGAACCAGATGGGGGAGACATGGGAGGTAGAGGGGCTTTTCGTGGCGGACACAAGTGTCTTTCCAACAGCTTTAGGTGTGAACCCTATGGTCACCGTTCAGGCTATTGCTTATTGCACGGCACAGTCTGCTCTTGAAGTTCTCAGGAGGAAGAAGTGCAGATAA